TGAGCTGATGCAGAAAAAGGGGAAGGaaatttttaaaatatgtttaggTTGAATGCTAAATTCTCTTGAGTTGAAATATAGCAGATAACATCTTTCGAATGACATACAAAATTAAATTACTTGATTTAAATAATACTATGAGATTAAGGGTAAAGCATTTGCACTTCATTGTACTTGCCCTTGCACTGAATCCACATGAATGGAAATtaaaatgatttttaatttaaatatacCTAACCATCAAGATCAAAAACTAtttaacaaatatttttttttgggCAGTAAAATATGAGGCTTCAGTGATTTTTCAATgacatgtcttttttttttacctcCAGGCATATCTAAGGGCAATTGATATCAAGATAATGCACCAGCTGATGTCCATCAATGAAGGGATTGAGGCAGTGAAGTGGATTTTGGAAGAAAAGGGCACCCTTGCCAGTAGATGTAGCAGTCTCACGAGCAGTATGTACAGCCTTGTGGAGAGCCAGGAGACCTCAAGGAGAGGTAGCTGGAACAGCCTCCAGGATCCAAATGATAAATTGGATGGGATTTCTATTGGAAGTTTTTTGGACACTCTGGCAGATGATATGGATGAGTACTGTCAGACTACCATAGATCCTTTGTCCTCAACACCATCGAGTAAAAATGGCCCTTTTACCACAACAGAGAAGGAAATATATCCCAACGAGATACTTTGCCAACAGACCAATATTGGGAACGGCTTTCTAGAGAAACAAGGGAACTTTGTTGCGGATTGTAATGTCGAAAACAAGTTCTCCCATGATAAACAATCCAAAGATGGTGGGAAACTGAAGATACAGAAAAATGGGAAACTTGATTATGAGGGCTGTAAAAATAAAATGCACATTGAATATGATGCCCATTGGCACTGGGTGCAGTCGCAAGATGATGTAACATTTCTGTGAGGAGGTCGGGTTGACATAATTTGATGAAAGCATTGATATTTAACTTTATCTCCATCAAACCATTGCATCGACTCCAATAGTCAAATTGAAACATATGGTGGTCAGAATGGTAAAGTGTAGAAAAACACATTTGAAGTTACGCGTAATAAAAGTAAAATGCTTCAAGGTTCAGAGTAGAGGTCTGAGAATTGTCACTTTTAGGAAATTGGAGAAATGAAGTGAGATTTCAGTCACTCAGACCACATTTAGATCAGACTGTGGACTACAGTGATAAACTAACTATTCGCAAAGACTTGGATTGCAGATTGGAATCGGAGTCAGTGAAAAATAGTTAATTGCCACTGTAAACCACTGTTGCATTGTAAATGCAATTTTAATCTGGAGTCCAGGGTTAAATTGACACAAGTACAAAACACACGTTGGACGTAACATTGGATTTGCACCAGAAATTAAGATGAAATTCTTTCACATTGACTCAGTACCATAATACATTTATAATTTCAAATGCATTTTTGAGATTTTGGCCATTAACGGAGgaatggtcagccatgattgaatggcggagtagacttgatgagccgaatggccttattctgctcctagaacttatgaacttatgaatgtaaggttgacaaaaaagctggagaaactcagcaggtgaggcagcatctaggagcgaaggaataggcaacgtttcgggttgagacccttctttagaccttcgctcctagaagctgcctcacctgctgagtacctccagcttttttgtctactgatttttccagcatctgccgtttttcTTAAACTTATGAATGTATTTCTGCTATATGTTTCTAAACAGATAGATACGATGCGAGTTATGTGGAGAGTAACATTTTTGTAAAACATGGGATTGGCAGCGAATTTAAATTAAATGTTATATTAAATGGGAGATCAATAATTTCAATAATTATGAAGCATGAAGTTAAAATATAGTCAAaatattggaattacatttttTTGCAGTATTGGTGCATGTTGGAGGTATTACTTTAGTCATTGAAAAGCCATGCTTACCCACATGAAGATAGCCTCTCATTTAGTAACGTTTTTCATGCACTAAACTGGGCAGGGTTCCAAAGCCCAGCAGGTTTGAACAGTCATATAAACTTAATAGTTGGGCAATTTCTGTAAAGCTATAATTCCTTCTCTAGATGGCCCTAGTCTCTTGTCAGGGAGAATTTTACATACATTCCTCTCTTCTGATCTGTTGAAGACAGAAGTCTGGCTCTTAGTAAATTACAAGTCAATACTGTGAATTAATCTCCCTCTCCATGACTCAGATATTTTTGCTCAAAGGTCATTTGGTTCACTAGATATACTTTGTTCAAGCAAACCTTAGGAAGGTTGCCAAGGGTCATATTTTTCCAGTGAAATGGTAGCATTAATATTTTGTACCTGCAGAGATTATTGGAATGACCACCTTTTCATGTAattattggagaatttaatgtttggCGATCTGGTGTACATTTCTTGACCAATTTTGAGAAGGTACAAAAAAGTTTTCAGCATTTTAAATGATGGGGTTTCTTTGGTAACTGGAGAATTTTGCTCTTGCTAAAGTAGTCAAAGTTCTGCAATACTATAACATAGTTTGACATGATTTGGTTATGGGACAGTATTTTATTGTAAACCACTGGATTATTCTCTCCATTCAAAAACACACTAAATAACTTTGTTTAAGAAAAAAAACATCAATCATGAACTAGAAACTTGTACATAGTTTGCAGATAATTAAGAACATGTTCAATGTATTAACTGTATACAATCTTGCACGCTTAAAATATTGTGACAGATTGATTGGTGAATGTGGGGTGGAAAGGGAAGCAAattcttttgttattttgtctTGAACTTTGGTCTTTCTGTATATCCATAATTTAAAGATGTTCATCATTCCAACAGATCAGGCATGCATTAGGCAGGGGAGCACTGCATGGAGGTCATCATGGTTATTGGAGATGTGGTGGGGTTAAAGTTTCTCCTGCATCCCACAAGCTTTGAGCTTTTAACATTCCTGCTATTTGTTACGGTCCCAGCTTGATCTGTGGTTTAGTTGAAGCACTTCTCCCAATTTTCCCAGATGAAGCCACAAGCTAAGCTCAGACCGTGCCTTGGCCTTTTTATTTAGTAGGATGCATCCCCTAATACAGTGCAGTAGTGAATGCGTTTGGCATGGGCTAAAGTACGTTTGTCTCCAGCAAAGCTGACAACAGTGCCCAAAACTGCTGTGTTCATATTTATATTGTACCTCCACACTTATAAAGCTTGGTCTAATTTATAATGTACGCTAGCAAATGTTAGACAGCAAAGTGAAAATTATATGCATTAATATTAGTCATTATGAATAAGCAAGAATTTTCCAGTTGAATGCAAGTTTACGATTATCCAGCTTATTTGGACTGAGAACTGGGATAAAGAGCGACTGTCTTAATTATGGATAAACCAAGTCTGAATTCTATAGTTCAATTCATTATTGTACTGTCTAAAATAGATTGATATTATTACATATGTACTGCTTTAAAGCAAAAAGTTTGAAATGTCTGCCAAATTTTAACAAAAGTAGGAAAATAAACATTTTTAGCAAAGTGATATAATGTTGTTATGcaattgtgtgcgtgtgtgagatttGTATGGTATGTGCCTGTGTGTGGTAAAATTTTCTGAATTTGACCTATTCTTTGATAGATCCTCAAATCAATTCTGTTTGGACTTTGCTGTCATATTCTAGCCAAAAAAATATTTGTACTAAGCTGCTTTGTTCTAAAGTTAACTGTATTTAATAATGATTATACAATTTATATTTTACTATAAAACTCAAAACTTAGTTTTATGATTAAAATATAATCATAGTGTGGTAATATAGTTTTCAATGTTACTAATGAGTGCATAGATATCTTTAAAATATTACAGATTAATGCAGTTACAGCAATATTAAACGCTTTACAAATTTCAATCTGTGTGTAAGTAATTGGATAATGTATTGGCGAAACagtattacaatcaatccattgaaTGCTTTATATATTGGCCATTTGTCCTTATAGATCATTTTCTATTATTCATTTATGGTTTGGAGACTACGTGATGTGCTAGTATTCTAATGGATGCTGAATGCAATATTGCAATTTGGGGCCTTCTGGCTTCTTCCATGCTTGCCATTTGGGGATATCTTTTGTGAAATCCTATAAGCCTTTCCAGTCTCCCTGCTTTATCTTTCTATGATGTATGGACTGTTCTATATTGTGGGACCCCTATGTATCTCCTGGTTTTTGCATGCCATTTACAATTTCCTGATAGTTAATTTCATTCCACTAGGGGAGTATTGAAGGTCTTACATGTACTTAGTTATTTCAAGCTTAAGCCTTTTAATACGGTTTGCTTAATTTGGAAAAAAGTTATGTTCTAATGTTAAACAAAATTGCACCCTGAAAAGACCAGCATGATAATAATATTGAGACATTCTTATTTATTTGCTCCATGGCATGATTCATCCAACTGAGATAGAGCATTCCAAACAATAATGACCCCACATTGTTTTGCCTGTTTCTAACGACATCAATGCTGATCAAGCATTGCTGTTTATCAGTCTGCAAAAAGTATTTTTGGAGTTGATCTGAAATTCAGTTATCACtctctcaaatccttttgcacaaTGTTATGCATACAATATAAATAACAATGAACAGGGAGCTGGGTACTGTAACACACTATGCACTTGGCAAAGCACAAGGGAATTATGGTTGCCTTCTGTAACCACTTTGTGCAATTGTTGGAACAGAAAATAGCAATTGCTCTCCAAATTATTGGATTTTTTTTGCCCAATGAGATTATTTTTGTGACATTATGCTTCCAAAAGTAACGGCACTGGGTGCACTTATTGATCATTTTCCTTGCTTGGACAAGCTACAGTTCCTTTTATTTTCAAATGTATTAATCATAATCATGCACATAAATGTTTCTCTATGTTAACTGTACTATCAATTCAATACATCTTACAATGTGCCAACATTTCTCATATTTCTTCTTCAATGAAGGATCCATGAAGCATTGGAGAGGCTGTTGCACTGGCCCTGCTCCCGAGTATTGAGTGGCAACAGGTTCTAGGCTGTAGTCCTTCCTCACAGAGCTTTTGGGATGGCTGCACTGAATTAACTGCATCCCTCAGCACATTTCCTGAACTTTGGAATCTGCCTTTTAGCTACATTTTCTTGCAGACATCTCCTTGCACTGGAAGATCAACACATTTCAGACACACCAAAATGTTGTCTCCCTGAGTTGTTGATCTTGCATTGTCAATTGGTGTTTAACTCAGTATGTGTCTCTGGGAAAAGTCCATGGGTCACAGAGTCCCTTGTGGTGCAACTGTTTTGGACGGATCTTGGCACAAACCACAGCATCAATTTCGAAACCTGGTTGGAGAATGCTCGGTCAACAAAGAGGTGGATGATAGTCCCATCCATGTCACAGCCATCCCGAGGGTAGCATGTGGTGAGATTGAGTTTCCTACTGCGTGTCATGGACCTGAGGGGAAGGGTTCCTCTCAATACCAACCCagcgaggtttagtttagagatacagtgcg
This sequence is a window from Amblyraja radiata isolate CabotCenter1 chromosome 10, sAmbRad1.1.pri, whole genome shotgun sequence. Protein-coding genes within it:
- the lurap1 gene encoding leucine rich adaptor protein 1, which translates into the protein MEESASEALPELKDLEHKVGRKTPDALLRWLREDSAPAPGDKADSAGPGSSIEPVSAPDRRQSQGLAEKIRVLRLEMAYLRAIDIKIMHQLMSINEGIEAVKWILEEKGTLASRCSSLTSSMYSLVESQETSRRGSWNSLQDPNDKLDGISIGSFLDTLADDMDEYCQTTIDPLSSTPSSKNGPFTTTEKEIYPNEILCQQTNIGNGFLEKQGNFVADCNVENKFSHDKQSKDGGKLKIQKNGKLDYEGCKNKMHIEYDAHWHWVQSQDDVTFL